In a genomic window of Oreochromis aureus strain Israel breed Guangdong linkage group 13, ZZ_aureus, whole genome shotgun sequence:
- the borcs7 gene encoding BLOC-1-related complex subunit 7, producing the protein MASADSQPRFGQSVKGLLSDKVGSCSGDVIALTRQVLKGSRSQELLGQAARSMVIQEDAILHSEDSLRKMSIITTHLQYQQEAIQKNVEHSKNLQDQLRHLLK; encoded by the exons atggcTTCAGCTGATTCCCAGCCGCGGTTCGGCCAGTCTGTCAAAGGCTTGTTATCCGATAAAGTGGGCTCCTGCAGCGGGGATGTTATCGCGTTGACACGTCAAGTGCTAAAAGGATCCCGCAGTCAGGAG CTTCTCGGTCAAGCAGCAAGAAGCATGGTGATTCAGGAGGATGCTATCCTGCACTCTGAGGAT AGCCTGAGAAAAATGTCCATTATCACCACACATTTGCAATACCA GCAGGAGGCCATTCAGAAGAA TGTGGAGCACTCGAAAAACCTGCAGGACCAGCTGAGACACCTGTTGAAGTAA